From Corynebacterium faecale, one genomic window encodes:
- a CDS encoding ParA family protein: MTAQIFALCNQKGGVGKSTTTFHLARSGVLRGLRVLVVDNDPQGNLTAVAAAEPVSEDQAGLADALSSRASETVRDVIVPGIWPGLDVVPTSGVTLGTVRDELVIAGAGREGRLREALATVAEDYDLILIDCAPSLDQLTINGLTAAHGVLVVTHSKQWSLSGLSQLLDTIESVRGYYNPSLTVAGVLVNQHEERTVSGQTWLDELHTAAEARGLRVLTPPIPKRVVIADATEAARGLDEWGSAEATTLATLYSKHLATIEGVKP; encoded by the coding sequence GTGACCGCTCAAATTTTCGCCCTCTGCAATCAGAAGGGCGGCGTCGGTAAATCGACGACCACCTTCCACCTGGCACGTTCCGGAGTGCTCCGAGGCCTACGGGTGCTCGTGGTCGACAACGACCCCCAGGGCAACCTCACCGCCGTAGCTGCCGCAGAACCAGTAAGCGAGGACCAGGCCGGACTAGCCGACGCGCTCAGCTCCCGCGCATCCGAGACCGTGCGCGACGTCATCGTGCCCGGCATTTGGCCCGGCCTCGACGTCGTACCCACCTCCGGCGTCACGCTTGGCACGGTGCGCGATGAACTGGTGATTGCCGGGGCAGGCCGCGAGGGCCGCCTCAGGGAAGCCCTGGCCACCGTGGCGGAGGACTACGACCTAATCCTGATCGACTGCGCCCCAAGCCTGGACCAGCTCACCATCAACGGGCTGACCGCAGCCCACGGGGTCCTAGTTGTCACGCACTCGAAACAATGGAGCCTCAGCGGCCTGTCCCAGCTCCTTGACACCATCGAGAGCGTGCGCGGCTACTACAACCCGTCGTTGACGGTGGCGGGCGTGCTCGTCAACCAGCACGAGGAACGAACCGTCAGCGGTCAAACGTGGCTCGATGAGCTGCACACGGCAGCAGAAGCCCGCGGCCTGCGCGTGTTGACCCCACCGATCCCCAAGCGCGTCGTTATCGCAGACGCCACCGAGGCCGCGCGCGGCCTCGACGAATGGGGGAGCGCCGAAGCGACCACGCTGGCCACCCTCTACAGCAAACATCTGGCCACCATCGAAGGAGTCAAGCCATGA
- a CDS encoding serine hydrolase, whose protein sequence is MTRSLRARIGTELVAAGCDGWCWAHPVGEEAAGVGVGADSQTSISSMYKVHLLAAFCLAVDRGLLNPLDAVTLSADDGPVGTPGVGLFADPVTMSLRDLVRQMVVLSDSIAARVLQRRLPPGLVGEVVSLANLEDTTIVAPGTTESELPALPEDGSAASEAIRLLASYPRVRQDPAAYRSVSTPRQLCRLLDWIWTGPDLTGVSRAFTRTVLGQQVWGHRIPSGFPAGGVRFHGKTGTIGPVRGEVSVVAVDEEAPIVVAVITRSARSGPNLAAADAAIGRIARLLVDELRMSR, encoded by the coding sequence ATGACCAGGAGCCTGCGGGCCCGGATCGGCACCGAATTGGTCGCCGCGGGCTGTGACGGTTGGTGCTGGGCGCACCCGGTCGGCGAGGAGGCGGCCGGCGTCGGGGTCGGCGCCGACAGTCAGACCAGCATCTCGTCGATGTACAAGGTCCACCTCCTGGCCGCCTTCTGCCTGGCCGTGGACCGCGGGCTGCTGAATCCGCTCGACGCGGTGACGCTCAGCGCGGATGACGGCCCGGTCGGGACCCCGGGAGTGGGGCTGTTCGCCGACCCCGTGACGATGAGCCTGCGGGATCTGGTGCGTCAAATGGTGGTGCTCTCCGACAGCATCGCCGCCCGGGTGCTGCAGCGGCGTCTCCCGCCGGGCCTGGTCGGGGAGGTCGTCTCCCTGGCGAATCTCGAGGACACCACGATCGTCGCCCCGGGCACCACCGAGTCCGAACTCCCGGCCCTGCCCGAGGACGGCTCCGCGGCCAGCGAGGCGATCCGGCTGCTGGCCTCCTACCCCCGGGTCCGCCAGGATCCGGCCGCCTACCGCTCGGTGAGCACCCCACGCCAGCTGTGCCGCCTGCTGGACTGGATCTGGACGGGCCCGGATCTCACCGGGGTCTCCCGTGCCTTCACCCGGACCGTGCTCGGGCAGCAGGTGTGGGGCCACCGGATCCCCTCCGGCTTCCCCGCCGGGGGCGTGCGCTTCCACGGCAAGACCGGGACGATCGGCCCCGTGCGCGGCGAGGTTTCCGTGGTGGCCGTCGACGAGGAGGCACCCATCGTCGTCGCCGTGATCACCCGTTCAGCCCGCAGCGGCCCGAACCTCGCGGCCGCGGACGCCGCGATCGGCCGCATCGCCCGGTTACTCGTCGATGAACTGCGCATGTCGCGCTGA
- a CDS encoding Tn3 family transposase → MPRRSIWSAAERESLLALPADEDELIRQYAFSESDLAMIRQRRGDTNRLGVAAQLSLLRFPGQGLSAEADVPAVLLDWIGRQLGIDPTCWPEYAAREETRREHLLELRTYLGLGPFGLTDYRKALQSATELALQSDKGIVLAGSVLEALRRQRIVIPSLDVIERICAEAITQANRRIYAVLTDSLTTEHRRRLDSLLKRREDSKSTRLSWLRQSPVRPNSRHMLEHLQRLKAWLELELPAGIERQVHQNRLLKIAREGGQMTPSDLAKFEPQRRYATLVAVATESTATVIDEVIDLHDRIIGKIFNTARHRHQQQFQASGKAINDKVRLYGRIGKALLDAKESGIDPYTAIEKVISWEAFTASVGEAQTLARPGDFDFLHHISESYTTVRRYAPEFLAVLKFRAAPAAKDVLEAIEVLRTMNKDNTRKVPADAPTRFIKPRWAKLVVTDEGIDRRYYELCALSELKNALRSGDVWVQGSRQFKDFEEYLVPAGTFTELKATGALPVAIDTDCDQYLHNRLSLLEQQLAVVDGLAGSGGLPDAIITASGLKITPLDAATPDAAQTLIELTAAQLPRVKITDMLMEVDEWTGFTRHFTHLKTGDTAKDKKLLLTAILADGINLGLTKMAESCPGTTYAKLSWLQAWHIRDETYSTALAELVNAQSRQSLAGHWGDGTTSSSDGQRFKAGGRAQSTGHVNPKYGTEPGRMFYTHISDQYSPFSAKVVNVGVRDSTYVLDGLLYHEADLRIEEHYTDTNGFTDHVFGLMHLLGFRFAPRIRDLGETRLYIPASNTAYGALNPLIGGTLNTKAIRTHWDEILRLSTSIKQGTVTASLMLRKLGSYPRQNGLAVALRELGRIERTLFILDWLQSVELRRRVNAGLNKGEARNALARAVFFNRLGEIRDRGFEQQRYRASGLNLLTAAIVLWNTVYLERATNAVASHDPEFDDALLQYLSPLGWEHINLTGDYTWRNNAKLGTGKFRRLRPAKRP, encoded by the coding sequence ATGCCGCGTCGTTCGATCTGGTCTGCGGCTGAGCGCGAAAGTCTGCTCGCGCTGCCCGCTGATGAGGATGAGTTGATCCGGCAGTACGCGTTCAGCGAATCCGATCTGGCAATGATCCGCCAGAGACGCGGTGACACGAACCGTTTGGGCGTTGCTGCGCAGTTGAGTTTGTTGCGTTTCCCCGGCCAAGGTCTATCGGCTGAGGCCGATGTCCCCGCAGTGTTGTTGGATTGGATCGGACGGCAACTCGGCATCGATCCGACCTGCTGGCCGGAGTATGCCGCACGGGAAGAAACCCGCCGTGAGCATCTGCTTGAGCTTCGTACATACCTTGGCTTGGGGCCTTTCGGTCTCACCGATTACAGGAAGGCCTTGCAGTCAGCCACGGAATTGGCCTTACAGTCCGACAAGGGCATCGTGCTGGCCGGTAGCGTGCTCGAGGCCCTACGCCGACAACGCATCGTGATTCCGTCCTTGGACGTCATCGAACGTATCTGCGCCGAAGCCATCACGCAGGCCAACCGCCGCATCTACGCAGTCTTGACGGATTCCCTGACCACCGAGCACCGACGACGGTTGGACTCTCTGCTCAAACGCCGGGAAGACAGTAAGTCCACCCGGCTTTCCTGGCTGCGCCAGTCGCCGGTCAGACCGAACTCACGGCACATGCTCGAACACCTCCAGCGTCTGAAAGCCTGGCTGGAGCTGGAGCTGCCTGCCGGCATTGAACGCCAGGTTCACCAGAACCGCCTGCTCAAGATCGCCCGCGAGGGAGGGCAGATGACGCCGTCAGATCTGGCCAAGTTCGAGCCACAACGCCGTTATGCGACGTTGGTGGCTGTGGCCACGGAGAGCACGGCTACCGTCATCGATGAAGTCATCGACCTGCACGACCGCATCATCGGCAAGATCTTTAATACAGCCAGACACCGGCACCAGCAACAATTTCAGGCCTCCGGAAAGGCGATCAACGACAAGGTCCGCCTCTATGGGCGCATTGGCAAAGCACTGCTGGACGCCAAGGAAAGCGGTATAGACCCCTACACCGCGATCGAGAAGGTTATTTCTTGGGAGGCCTTTACGGCCAGCGTTGGCGAGGCACAGACACTCGCCCGCCCTGGGGATTTTGATTTCCTGCACCACATCAGCGAAAGCTACACAACGGTGCGCCGCTACGCTCCGGAATTCTTGGCCGTGCTCAAATTCAGGGCAGCCCCTGCCGCCAAGGATGTGCTCGAGGCCATCGAGGTACTGCGGACTATGAACAAGGACAATACCCGCAAGGTGCCGGCGGATGCGCCGACCAGATTCATCAAACCTCGTTGGGCAAAACTGGTCGTCACCGATGAAGGAATTGACCGGCGGTACTACGAGCTATGCGCGCTGTCGGAGCTGAAGAACGCGCTGCGTTCCGGTGATGTCTGGGTACAGGGATCACGCCAATTCAAAGATTTCGAGGAGTACCTCGTTCCGGCAGGAACGTTCACCGAGCTGAAGGCCACCGGCGCCTTGCCAGTGGCGATAGACACCGATTGCGATCAGTACCTGCACAACCGACTTTCACTGCTGGAGCAGCAATTGGCAGTGGTTGACGGTTTGGCTGGGAGCGGCGGTCTACCCGATGCCATCATCACCGCTTCCGGGTTGAAGATCACCCCGCTCGATGCTGCCACCCCCGATGCGGCGCAGACACTGATCGAACTGACAGCGGCACAGCTGCCGCGGGTGAAGATCACTGACATGCTCATGGAGGTGGATGAATGGACCGGGTTCACCCGCCACTTCACCCACTTGAAGACCGGTGACACGGCGAAGGATAAGAAACTCCTGCTGACTGCGATCCTGGCTGATGGAATTAACCTCGGGCTGACCAAGATGGCCGAATCCTGCCCCGGAACCACCTATGCCAAACTGTCCTGGCTGCAGGCCTGGCACATCCGGGACGAAACTTACTCCACCGCACTGGCCGAACTGGTCAATGCCCAATCCCGCCAATCCCTCGCCGGACATTGGGGCGACGGTACCACCTCGTCCTCAGACGGCCAGCGCTTCAAGGCCGGCGGCAGGGCCCAAAGTACTGGCCATGTAAATCCCAAATACGGCACGGAACCGGGGCGGATGTTCTACACCCACATCTCGGATCAGTACTCGCCCTTCAGCGCCAAGGTCGTCAACGTCGGCGTCCGCGACTCGACCTATGTCCTTGACGGTCTGCTCTACCATGAGGCAGATCTGCGCATCGAGGAACACTACACGGACACGAACGGGTTCACCGACCACGTGTTTGGCCTGATGCATCTGCTTGGCTTCCGCTTCGCTCCACGCATCCGCGACCTAGGCGAGACCAGGCTATATATCCCCGCATCGAATACCGCCTACGGTGCACTGAACCCCCTGATCGGTGGCACCCTCAATACCAAGGCGATCCGAACCCATTGGGATGAGATTCTGCGGTTGTCCACGTCCATCAAACAAGGCACGGTGACCGCCTCTCTGATGCTGCGCAAGCTTGGCAGCTACCCACGCCAAAACGGCCTTGCGGTCGCCCTGCGCGAACTGGGACGGATCGAACGAACTCTATTCATCTTGGACTGGCTCCAAAGCGTCGAACTCCGCCGCCGCGTCAACGCCGGACTAAACAAAGGAGAAGCACGCAACGCCCTCGCCAGGGCTGTGTTCTTTAACCGCCTCGGCGAAATCCGGGACCGTGGATTCGAGCAACAGCGCTACCGCGCCAGTGGACTGAACCTCCTCACAGCCGCCATTGTGCTCTGGAACACCGTCTACCTCGAACGAGCCACAAACGCAGTCGCCAGCCACGATCCGGAATTCGACGACGCGCTCCTGCAATATCTCTCACCACTGGGTTGGGAACACATCAACCTCACCGGTGACTACACCTGGCGCAACAACGCCAAACTGGGAACAGGCAAATTCAGGCGCTTGCGCCCCGCCAAGCGTCCTTAG
- a CDS encoding single-stranded DNA-binding protein, protein MSHITQTGNLAATPELRQGERGAYTYARVIVTDRLRQEDGSYADGSAIAYDVAVSGDQATNLVAAAQESGNIRVMFSGRYRVTEYKGQQRTRIKHEVNADEVAVSLRGQTVTATRNSRSSD, encoded by the coding sequence ATGAGCCACATCACCCAAACCGGCAACCTGGCCGCCACCCCCGAACTGCGCCAAGGGGAGCGCGGCGCATACACCTATGCCCGCGTCATCGTCACCGACAGGCTGCGCCAGGAGGACGGCAGTTACGCCGACGGCTCAGCCATCGCCTACGACGTCGCCGTAAGTGGTGACCAGGCAACGAACCTTGTCGCCGCCGCGCAGGAGTCCGGCAACATCCGCGTGATGTTCTCGGGGCGCTATCGCGTCACCGAATACAAAGGCCAACAGAGAACCCGGATCAAGCACGAAGTGAACGCCGACGAGGTGGCCGTCAGCTTGCGCGGCCAGACAGTCACCGCAACCCGCAACAGCCGCAGCAGCGACTAG
- a CDS encoding penicillin-binding transpeptidase domain-containing protein, protein MTTRTTVRVSALLAATALALSSCTVPWFRDAVDEFVAAFNAGDDAGAATLSDDPARAAADLEQLRAGIGGTSVELDAGGEEDGATEITATWTVPNGDESTTTGTITLSEQDSDLITWDKRIFSTELNGDSRFLYSDDKTFTLPVTDRNGTDILSWTPVTVVSAGPELIPRAGEIAAAVRPVVPTSTAESVTAQIESGDGSPVGLFTLRERDFAVMGDALRAIEGLDLREEGRMLGPTRDTASPVDGGLRDYWSEKITADAGWTLQATSPTGTTILGQVEPAESEPVRTTMDLGVQTAAKRALEPIEQPAAIVALSASTGGVIAVAQNDAADALGPVSLSGLYPPGSTFKTVTTAAALERGTVVPDSTVACPATAEIDGRVIPNDGNFALGDVSMTQAFAQSCNTTQGFISQDLEPDDMRNTAARLGLGVDFTAPGMTTVTGSVPVTEPGAARVEAAIGQGEVLSSPFGLAVMEASLGNNGRMVLPTLIQGEETTADQDPEPLDPATVRALRAMMAETVDSGTAASLSDIDGLGGKTGTAEVGGNRPAHGWFAGIKGDLAFCTFVAGAESSGPAVAATGRFLRDDAMSEWR, encoded by the coding sequence ATGACCACCCGCACCACTGTCCGTGTCTCCGCCCTGCTCGCCGCTACGGCGCTCGCGCTCTCCTCCTGCACCGTGCCCTGGTTCCGGGACGCGGTGGACGAGTTCGTCGCCGCCTTCAACGCCGGTGACGACGCCGGTGCCGCCACACTCAGCGACGATCCCGCCCGGGCCGCAGCCGACCTGGAGCAGCTGCGCGCGGGCATCGGCGGGACCAGCGTGGAACTGGACGCCGGCGGCGAGGAGGACGGCGCCACCGAGATCACCGCCACCTGGACCGTCCCGAATGGCGATGAGTCCACCACCACCGGGACGATCACCCTCTCCGAACAGGACAGCGACCTCATCACCTGGGACAAGCGGATCTTCTCCACGGAGCTGAACGGGGACAGCCGCTTCCTCTACTCCGACGACAAGACCTTCACTCTGCCGGTGACCGACCGCAACGGCACCGACATCCTGTCCTGGACACCTGTCACCGTCGTCTCCGCGGGCCCGGAGCTGATCCCGCGGGCCGGGGAGATCGCCGCCGCCGTCCGCCCGGTCGTGCCGACCTCCACCGCCGAATCCGTCACCGCCCAGATCGAGTCCGGGGACGGCTCCCCGGTGGGGCTGTTCACCCTCCGAGAGCGGGACTTCGCCGTGATGGGGGACGCCCTGCGGGCGATCGAGGGACTGGACCTGCGGGAGGAGGGCCGCATGCTCGGCCCCACCCGGGACACCGCCTCCCCGGTGGACGGCGGCCTGCGCGACTACTGGTCGGAGAAGATCACGGCCGACGCCGGCTGGACCCTCCAGGCCACCTCCCCCACCGGCACGACCATCCTGGGGCAGGTGGAACCGGCGGAGAGCGAGCCCGTGCGCACCACGATGGACCTCGGGGTGCAGACGGCCGCGAAGCGGGCCCTGGAGCCGATCGAGCAGCCCGCGGCGATCGTCGCCCTCAGCGCCTCCACCGGCGGGGTCATCGCCGTCGCGCAGAACGACGCCGCCGACGCCCTCGGCCCCGTCTCGCTGAGCGGGCTGTACCCGCCCGGCTCCACCTTCAAGACGGTGACCACCGCCGCCGCCCTCGAACGCGGCACCGTGGTACCCGACTCCACCGTCGCCTGCCCCGCCACCGCGGAGATCGACGGCCGCGTCATCCCCAACGACGGCAACTTTGCCCTCGGGGACGTCTCCATGACGCAGGCCTTCGCCCAGTCCTGCAACACCACCCAGGGTTTCATCTCCCAGGATCTGGAGCCGGACGACATGAGGAACACGGCGGCGCGCCTCGGGCTGGGCGTGGACTTCACCGCGCCCGGCATGACCACGGTGACCGGCTCCGTCCCCGTCACCGAGCCCGGCGCGGCCCGGGTGGAGGCCGCCATCGGCCAGGGCGAGGTCCTCTCCTCCCCCTTCGGGCTGGCCGTCATGGAGGCCTCCCTGGGCAACAACGGCCGGATGGTGCTGCCGACCCTGATCCAGGGTGAGGAGACCACCGCCGACCAGGACCCCGAGCCGCTCGACCCGGCGACAGTGCGGGCCCTGCGCGCGATGATGGCGGAGACGGTGGACTCCGGGACCGCCGCCAGCCTGAGCGACATCGACGGTCTCGGCGGCAAGACCGGGACCGCGGAGGTCGGGGGCAACCGGCCCGCCCACGGCTGGTTCGCCGGCATCAAGGGTGACCTGGCGTTCTGCACCTTCGTCGCCGGGGCGGAGTCCTCGGGACCGGCGGTGGCGGCCACGGGCCGTTTCCTGCGCGATGACGCGATGTCGGAGTGGCGCTGA
- a CDS encoding recombinase family protein: MANILVGYARVSTEEQDLTVQRDALDALGVESKRIYVDHGFTGRNKNRAGLREALAACRAGDTFVVTKLDRLARSVRDAHEIADDLASREIKLNIGGSVHDPTDPMGKLLFNVLAMIAEFEADLISMRTREGMKIAKAKGRLRGKQPKLSVKQETHLVKLHTAGEHTMSELAELFSVGRSTVYRAIERAERKKIDAITP; encoded by the coding sequence ATGGCTAACATACTGGTCGGCTACGCACGTGTATCCACGGAAGAGCAAGATCTCACTGTCCAGCGTGACGCACTGGATGCTCTTGGGGTTGAGTCGAAAAGAATCTATGTGGATCACGGATTTACCGGCCGAAACAAGAACCGGGCCGGACTCCGCGAAGCCCTGGCCGCTTGCCGGGCCGGGGATACCTTCGTCGTGACCAAGCTGGACCGCCTGGCCCGTTCTGTGCGGGACGCCCACGAAATAGCAGACGACCTCGCCAGCCGTGAAATCAAACTCAACATCGGTGGTTCCGTCCACGACCCCACCGACCCAATGGGCAAACTGCTGTTCAACGTGCTGGCGATGATCGCTGAGTTCGAAGCAGACCTCATCAGCATGCGCACCCGCGAAGGAATGAAGATTGCCAAGGCCAAGGGCCGACTCCGCGGAAAACAACCAAAGCTCTCCGTCAAACAGGAAACCCATCTTGTCAAACTCCACACCGCTGGCGAGCACACCATGAGCGAGCTGGCCGAACTGTTCTCCGTCGGCCGATCCACTGTCTACCGGGCCATTGAACGCGCCGAGCGCAAGAAGATCGATGCAATCACACCCTGA
- a CDS encoding IS1380 family transposase, with the protein MKTTSFCVGTPAPAQLCSNAGLMLLASTADAVGVADAIDAGLAEWQNPNLLHTTGNTMTSLALALALGGDDANDVDLLGPLVATGLVDQVPSDSTVHRRHKELADHDDEDDRAGTTAVLAGMKTARQAAWAACGAQNPAAAASADAPLVLDLDATEILSHSDKEKAAPTWKKHYGFHPLAAIIDHGDGLTGEPAAVLLRPGNAGSNTASDHQDVLDQALAAIPNHVDGQEWGKRMLIRTDAAGGSQAFLGHLDHQGLAYSVGLPVTWQIGEIASTLGEDIKQGIIRAGGTVSDTTDAYVADITSRMHSWAGEPLGINLDKYPTDMRIIIRVEHPARGAQLRITDVDGRRVQAFVTNCPGHANRLDALHRARGRCEQRIRDLKDCGLGKLPHEAFGMNQAWIHAAVLAMNLITWCGLIIAADSAAADRRRSRWWVWEPKTLRARMLSIAAIVVRHARRTILRFDNAAAHREVLEHGLSRLRSIA; encoded by the coding sequence GTGAAGACTACCAGCTTCTGCGTCGGTACCCCCGCTCCTGCTCAACTGTGCTCGAATGCCGGGCTCATGTTATTGGCCAGCACCGCCGATGCCGTCGGGGTGGCCGACGCGATTGACGCCGGCCTGGCCGAGTGGCAGAATCCGAACCTGCTGCACACCACCGGGAACACCATGACCTCGCTGGCCCTGGCACTGGCCTTGGGCGGGGATGATGCCAATGACGTCGACCTGCTGGGGCCATTGGTCGCGACCGGGTTGGTCGACCAGGTCCCGTCGGACTCTACAGTGCACCGCCGCCACAAAGAGCTCGCCGACCACGACGACGAAGACGATCGCGCCGGCACGACGGCGGTCCTGGCCGGCATGAAAACAGCCCGCCAGGCAGCGTGGGCCGCCTGCGGTGCCCAGAATCCTGCCGCCGCGGCCAGCGCCGATGCTCCGCTGGTTCTGGATCTGGACGCCACGGAAATCCTGTCCCACTCGGACAAAGAGAAAGCGGCCCCGACGTGGAAGAAGCACTACGGGTTCCACCCGCTGGCTGCGATCATCGACCACGGCGACGGGCTGACCGGTGAACCCGCAGCCGTCCTGCTGCGCCCAGGCAACGCCGGCTCGAACACGGCCTCCGACCACCAGGACGTCCTCGACCAGGCCTTGGCCGCGATCCCCAACCACGTCGATGGTCAGGAGTGGGGGAAGCGGATGCTGATACGCACGGATGCCGCCGGCGGATCCCAGGCCTTTCTGGGCCACCTCGATCACCAGGGCCTGGCGTATTCGGTGGGGTTGCCGGTGACCTGGCAAATCGGTGAGATCGCCTCCACGCTCGGCGAGGACATCAAACAAGGCATCATCCGCGCGGGCGGTACGGTCAGCGACACCACGGACGCGTACGTCGCGGACATCACCTCCCGGATGCACTCCTGGGCCGGGGAGCCACTGGGCATCAACCTCGACAAATACCCCACAGATATGCGGATTATCATCCGGGTCGAGCACCCCGCCCGGGGCGCGCAGCTACGCATCACCGATGTAGATGGTCGGCGTGTGCAGGCCTTTGTCACCAACTGTCCCGGGCACGCGAACCGACTCGACGCGCTCCACCGGGCCCGGGGCAGGTGTGAGCAACGCATCCGGGATCTGAAGGACTGCGGGCTGGGGAAACTGCCGCATGAGGCGTTCGGGATGAACCAGGCGTGGATCCACGCCGCGGTCCTGGCGATGAACCTGATCACCTGGTGCGGACTGATCATCGCCGCAGACAGTGCTGCCGCCGATCGGCGCCGCTCGCGGTGGTGGGTGTGGGAACCAAAGACCCTACGAGCCCGCATGCTATCGATCGCAGCGATCGTGGTTCGTCACGCCAGGCGCACCATCCTCCGGTTCGACAACGCCGCGGCCCACCGCGAGGTGCTCGAGCACGGACTCTCCCGACTCAGATCCATCGCCTGA
- a CDS encoding glutaredoxin family protein — MVTVYTTGPDCIRCKMTKGVMTKKGLEFVEVDIRQNAAAREYVTEELGYSEAPVCVVEDGTGEDHWSGFRPDNISRLVTLTRSGE, encoded by the coding sequence ATGGTCACCGTGTACACCACCGGGCCAGACTGCATTCGATGCAAGATGACCAAGGGCGTCATGACCAAGAAGGGCCTCGAATTCGTCGAGGTGGACATTCGGCAGAACGCCGCAGCTCGCGAGTACGTCACCGAGGAGCTGGGTTACTCCGAGGCCCCGGTGTGCGTCGTGGAGGACGGTACGGGCGAGGACCATTGGTCCGGCTTCCGCCCCGATAACATCAGCCGGCTGGTCACCCTGACCAGGAGTGGAGAGTGA
- a CDS encoding LysR family transcriptional regulator, producing MTTRPDSLRHWEYFVAVAEEGSVTGAAERLGLTQSPVSQGLKRLESNLGLDLIRRSATGATLTEAGRSLLPQARILVRDATELQSMAHAIADAGAEVRVGLAPSVPPGIAFDLTSALRDVGRVSVHTAEVSQLVTRVGEGRLDCAVIEDPAPTGELSRGQLHEVPRLLAGPAEKPATWAALRGHTLLDNTAAVSPAAAGRLADAFFTIGLHPETELWPDRTVLAARLGAGGAMVLLTPDQLGGLPAFPMPAAFHLRLRCVVPPQRGVAVGKRDLRDVVDRALRRSLGRLGETG from the coding sequence ATGACAACTCGACCGGATTCCCTCCGGCATTGGGAGTACTTCGTCGCCGTGGCCGAGGAGGGCAGCGTCACCGGTGCCGCGGAGCGGCTGGGGCTGACCCAGTCCCCCGTGTCCCAGGGGCTGAAACGTCTGGAGTCGAATCTCGGCCTCGACCTGATCCGCCGCTCCGCCACCGGTGCCACCCTCACCGAGGCGGGCCGGTCCCTGCTCCCGCAGGCCCGGATTCTGGTCCGGGACGCCACGGAACTGCAGAGCATGGCCCACGCCATCGCCGACGCCGGGGCCGAGGTCCGCGTGGGGCTGGCCCCCTCGGTGCCGCCGGGCATCGCCTTCGACCTCACCTCCGCGTTGCGGGACGTCGGCCGGGTCAGTGTGCACACGGCCGAGGTGTCGCAGCTGGTCACCCGGGTGGGCGAGGGCCGTCTGGACTGTGCCGTCATCGAGGACCCGGCGCCGACGGGTGAGTTGTCTCGCGGGCAGCTGCACGAGGTTCCCCGGCTGCTCGCCGGGCCCGCCGAAAAGCCCGCGACCTGGGCGGCGTTGCGGGGACACACCCTGCTGGACAACACCGCCGCCGTCAGCCCGGCGGCCGCCGGACGCCTGGCCGACGCCTTCTTCACCATCGGCTTGCACCCGGAGACCGAGCTGTGGCCGGACCGGACGGTCCTGGCCGCGCGGCTCGGTGCCGGAGGCGCGATGGTGCTGCTCACCCCCGATCAACTCGGGGGCCTGCCCGCGTTCCCGATGCCGGCGGCCTTCCACCTGCGGCTGCGGTGTGTGGTGCCGCCGCAACGGGGCGTCGCCGTCGGAAAGCGGGATCTGCGCGACGTCGTGGACCGTGCCCTGCGGCGCTCCCTCGGGCGTCTGGGGGAGACCGGATGA
- a CDS encoding ParB family protein, protein MTRPTPRKSSLAGSSPVTPPQPAAQADPVPAASVPAAPATATRAVAPKPADGKKKYPHKVSFYQDPEDTARVRGAILYTMTTEGNRNLSQFVNRAVMAEVERLEAKYNNGEPFPSVGAREMPQGGAAAAGSED, encoded by the coding sequence ATGACCCGCCCCACCCCGCGCAAATCATCCCTTGCCGGTTCAAGCCCCGTCACCCCACCTCAACCAGCTGCACAGGCAGACCCAGTGCCCGCGGCCAGCGTGCCGGCCGCCCCAGCTACCGCAACGCGGGCAGTGGCGCCGAAGCCGGCCGACGGCAAAAAGAAGTACCCACATAAAGTCTCGTTTTACCAAGACCCCGAGGACACCGCCCGAGTGCGCGGTGCCATCCTTTACACGATGACCACCGAGGGAAACCGCAACCTGTCCCAGTTCGTCAACCGCGCCGTGATGGCCGAGGTTGAGCGCCTGGAAGCCAAATACAACAACGGCGAGCCCTTCCCATCGGTGGGAGCCCGCGAGATGCCCCAGGGCGGCGCGGCGGCCGCAGGGTCCGAGGACTAG